CTGACGTGGTCATAGAAAGAGTCCTAGTCATTGCTTCCTCCTGGGGCGTGGCACCGACCAGGGAAACAGGGTGTGCCAATGTTGGAGAGCTGCGGAAGGTATCGAGGTCATGTTCTCCTTGAGCCACTTCCTCCACTAACTCAGCGTCACCTTTACCAAGGTCCATACTGTCACTGGCGTCAACGAACTCCTCCTCGGCCTCCTCATCCtcgggaggaaggtgagtgtgagtgtCACAGGGGGTGTCAACACGGACCACGGTGGCCACGCTGGCCGAGCTCTGGCTGAACCCATGGCTGGGTTCCGGTGTCACCACTTCCAGGGCTTGTTCGTATTCTTCTACCGATTCCTCCCTCATTGTAGCAGTGCCGTGTTCACCAGACTCTGCTGGTGGTGACTCTGCATTGTCCTTAACCACTGGTGGTGACTCTACAgtgccctcaaccaccacacacaatgGTTGCTGCAATTCATCAATACAAGAGTCGACTCGTTGTTCATCATGTGATCCTATTCTTAAAGTGATGGCACCCTCGAGCAATGACTCCGCAGTATTAACAGTACACTTTTCGTCTAAGGTTTGAATCCAGTGCGGGAAACTGAATGACTGTAATGACGGGCGAGTTACATCTTCTCCATTCTGACCTCTCAAGCCACCTTCCACTTCAGTAAGGCTACAACCGGACTTTTCCATCTCATCAAACTCTTCTTGGCCGTCAACTAGGATATTCTCTGATACTTCCCTGGGGGCTTCTCTATCCATGTCTGGGCCTGACTCACACTCGTCGGTGTACAAGGGGCCTGGTTTTTGATTCACGAGTAGAGAGGTTCTCCCTGAGGAGTCAGTGACGTGGGAGGGTTCCTCTGTTCCCATTGGGTCCGGCTGGTGTGGCGGCATTTCCAGGCTTAAGCCAGTGGTTGGGACTAGCACTGTTGAcacatcctcaccttcctcctcctcagacacCTTGCATTCCtcttgttgctgctgttcctgcaACTGGCCGCAGCTCAGTATTCCCAGGCTGTACTGATGTTGCTGCATATCCTGTCTCCCTTGTTCAGGGAGGCCTTCCCTGCGGGCCGCAAGCTCCTCATCTTGTATAACTGATGTATGGGGTTTCTTCACATCAGCGCCGTCACCCTCAGGCTGCACAGCGGGGCCCATGAGGCCCGCCACCACCCGTGCCACACTATCACTGACAGCGGTAGGCAAGACCTTCGTCCGGGTGCTGTCCTGACTTCTGCTGCTGGAGTGTGGGGGCGGCGGTACATGCCAGTGGTTTTCCTTTAAATGGCCACTACTCACGTCCTCCCTAACGTCTTCTACATCACCAGAACAAACATCATCCACTAAAACATCACCTTTCAAATGTATTTCCTCTGTCTCCTTCTCCTTTTTATTTCCCAGTATACCCACATCATCGACCGCCTCACGAGGTATGACGGTACTTGAATATATGGCATCATCTTTTACTGAGACGTCTTTCAAGAGTTCAGGTAACGTCTTATTCACAATAATGCAATGAGTCGGTGCATCACTGTCGGACCTTCCCACTTCGCTTAAATGTGATGTCACATCACCGCTCTGTGACGCTTCTGAATCTTCCACAGAACCAAGGGTTCCGGCCTCTGGCAGGAGAGCTCCAGGAGGAACTATAGTGTTACCATCTACTTGGTTGACCGTGCAGGAGTCTATGGTCAGCTTGATTTTATTTTCCAGCACGGTGTCGAGCGGAAGGATGGGTGGTGGAAAGACAAGCGGCGACGACGTTGTAACATTCTCAGGGTTGCTGACGACCGACGCATCTTTAGCGCCTTTACCAAACGCATCAAACGCCAGCGTGTGCAACACAGCTCCCTCGGCTGCGTCAGTGGTCCTAGAGCCGATGCGTGATGTTGACTTCGACCTGGAAGAATTGTTTTCATGGGCGGGACCTGGGGCAAGGAGCTGTACATGGTCTACAGAGGAGAGTCTCTGCCTGGGTAACCTAGAAGGCGACTGTTCATCATCCCTCTGACAACTGATCTTGGTGCCACAGATGATGTCCAACGGAAAGCGTGTGGATCGCGGTCGCATTTGTACACGAGAGGCAACGGAAGCTGCCTGTTCGTTTGTTTCCAGTCCTCGAGCTGTTCCACAGGACTCCTGACCCACGCCCAAAccctcctccctgctccctgggtccacctgtctctctcctaGTTTAGTTTTAGCCACCACGCCCCCGGCGGCTTTATCCCTCATCGTAACATCATCTTCACCACTCAAACTACTAGTTTTTTCCTGCACTATACTACCACTCAAACAAGACGACAAGCTCCTTACTAGATCAGTTTCTTCAACCCTTTCTGTGTTCTCAGAGGTTCTGTCCAGGTCTTGCCGCGGTTCATCGCAAGTATAGATACCTTTTTCTTCCATGCAGAGGATTTCTCTTATCCTGTCAAGACCTGGAGAACACGAATCGATTGCGCTGTCAAATGCGTCGGATGATGGAAAACTACCTACGTCAGGAATAGCTTCATGATGATGGGAGGGCACGGACGATAAAGACGTGGGTGGATACGTTAAGTCCAGGTCCCTTGATAGTGGCACCTCACTGGTGGACGATGCGAACGATGGTTGTGTGTCACTCGTGCTAGACTTGGGAGGACACTGCCTTGTGGTCATCGTGGTCATGTCAAGAGGCTGTGTCACGGACTCTCTCTGACTATGACAAACATCCTTTGTGGCTGTCACTGCTTCTGGAGGTCCTGCTTGACTACGACATACTTCGTTTGTAGTAGACATAGCTTCTGAAGGTCTTGCTTGACTAAGACAAACATTGGTAGTGGCATTCACCGTCTGGAAGGGCTGTATTTGATTATGAAGATCGTCTGCGGTAGCCACTTCCTGGGAAGGTCCTTTCTGATTTGTTTTAATGGGAGTTTCTGCATGTGAGGGTTCTTCTTTCAGGGAATTCTCTGCCTGCGAAGGCTCTCTTTGCTCAAGATAATCTTTGTTTGTGACAGTCTCCGTCTGCTGTCTTTGGTGAGGTTCTGCTGTAGCACCCACTGCCTGAGAAGGTCCCGTTTGACCACATTGAGGTTCCAATCTGGCAGCCACCACCTGCGAAGACTCTTCTTGATCTCGACTATATTCTAATGAGGTAGTCACTGCTTTTGAAGGCCCTCCTTGACTACTACAGGGATCTGCTAAGGCAGTAACTGCTTGTGGCTTTGCTTTCTGACTATGAGAAAATTCTGCGGACTTAGTCACTACCTGTGAAGGTCTTATTTGACTGTCAGATCCTGCCGTGGCAGTCATTGCTTGTGAAGGCCCTCTCTGACTACAAGTTCCTGCTGAGGTAGACAATGCTTGCGAAGGTCCTTCTTGACTGCAAGGTTCTACCGCGTCAGTCACTGCTTGTGAAGGCCCTCTCTGACTACAAGGATCTACCGTGGTAGTGACTGCTTGTGGCGGTGCCTTATGACTATGACAAGTCTCAGCTGATCCTACAAATACCTGGGGCGTCTCCTTTTCCAGATGTATAGTTCTGGCACCTATTACCACATAGGGATCTTTTCTATCAAGAACAGACTCTGCCATAGCAGTCGCCATCTGTGTGGAACCTTTCTCTTTACAAAAAGGTTTTGCAGTGACATTAAGTGCATGTGTGGGACAAGGATCTCCTTTGACAGTTACAGACATAAGAGGTTCTTTGTGACGATGAGAAAGTATGGGTGTGGGAGCCACTGCCTGTGAGGGCACCTTCTGACACGGAGAAGGTTCTGCATCAGTAGTCGCCGTCGGGGATTCCTTCTGACTATAGCAAGCTCCTGCTGTGGCAATCACGGTCTCAGAAGAATCTCTTTTACTCTGACATGGTTTATCTGTGGCACTTACCGTCTGAGGGGACCACTTTTGTTTATAAAAAGGCTCTGCAAGGGCAGCCACTTCCTGTGTGGCCTCTTTCTGATCATAACATGATTCCTCCACAGCTGGAAGTTCCTGAGGGATCCCATCTTTATGATGACTTTGCTCTGCTTTGTCAGTCAAAAGCCATTTTGGCGTTGGACACAACTGCGTGTCGCCTGCCTGAGCGAGCCCGGCTGGCAGAGAATATTTCTTTGGCAAAGTTTTTGGCATGTTTGTCCCGTTGTGGGCAGAAGCTGACTCTCTGATCCCCGTCGTGATGGCTTCCAATTTCGAGGAACTACGTATAGGAGGCTGAGGGACGGGAGCCTGTGATGGGACTGAGCACTGAGCAGCAGAGGACTTCATTATCCTCAGCCAGACTGGGAGATCCCTCTGAGTTCCTGCTCCCGTTGTTGTGACTctgtggtcctcgagggtggctGTAGGCGCCCCCTCACGTGCACCTCTTTCAACAGGTTGTCTACATCGGTCCGGTGAATCTGCCGACCCCATCAGGGGTACCAAGGGGAACACATCTGGAGGCAGTATTGGAGCAGCGAAAACGTGAGTCACccggtggcggcggcgggtgaGAGACGGTGAGTGAGGTGTCTGCTGATGTCATCTGTGAGGTAGCTGGCCAGCCTCTGCGGGTGGTGAGGtcgacggcggcggcggcggtgccGGAGCGAACATCCTCACGTCCAGTGATCATATCACCAGTGCTCCCATTGCGACTTCCGGAGGCTTCTGCAAGCGATTCTAAGAGAGGATTTTGTCTCCCAGCAACCGGTTGTAAAGGCTGAAACTTGGCTCTACACGTCTCTGGACGTGAGGCCCCTGGCGGGGGTGGCTCAGATCCTGCATGCTGCGACGGAGGATATCGCCCGATACCATAGGATGAAGACGGTGCCGTGGCGTCTGACCCTGCACGCACACCcgctactccctcctcctctctcgcgtTAGGCAATGCTTGGTGGAGTAATTGGCTTGTGCGGCCGCCCGTATACGGTCTGGGTGTGACTGTGCCACGTCCACACCGGCTCGTAGTGCGTAGGGGTGGTCCTGGGATGTTCCAGGGCAGCGCCGTA
This region of Panulirus ornatus isolate Po-2019 chromosome 38, ASM3632096v1, whole genome shotgun sequence genomic DNA includes:
- the LOC139760841 gene encoding uncharacterized protein codes for the protein MGSADSPDRCRQPVERGAREGAPTATLEDHRVTTTGAGTQRDLPVWLRIMKSSAAQCSVPSQAPVPQPPIRSSSKLEAITTGIRESASAHNGTNMPKTLPKKYSLPAGLAQAGDTQLCPTPKWLLTDKAEQSHHKDGIPQELPAVEESCYDQKEATQEVAALAEPFYKQKWSPQTVSATDKPCQSKRDSSETVIATAGACYSQKESPTATTDAEPSPCQKVPSQAVAPTPILSHRHKEPLMSVTVKGDPCPTHALNVTAKPFCKEKGSTQMATAMAESVLDRKDPYVVIGARTIHLEKETPQVFVGSAETCHSHKAPPQAVTTTVDPCSQRGPSQAVTDAVEPCSQEGPSQALSTSAGTCSQRGPSQAMTATAGSDSQIRPSQVVTKSAEFSHSQKAKPQAVTALADPCSSQGGPSKAVTTSLEYSRDQEESSQVVAARLEPQCGQTGPSQAVGATAEPHQRQQTETVTNKDYLEQREPSQAENSLKEEPSHAETPIKTNQKGPSQEVATADDLHNQIQPFQTVNATTNVCLSQARPSEAMSTTNEVCRSQAGPPEAVTATKDVCHSQRESVTQPLDMTTMTTRQCPPKSSTSDTQPSFASSTSEVPLSRDLDLTYPPTSLSSVPSHHHEAIPDVGSFPSSDAFDSAIDSCSPGLDRIREILCMEEKGIYTCDEPRQDLDRTSENTERVEETDLVRSLSSCLSGSIVQEKTSSLSGEDDVTMRDKAAGGVVAKTKLGERQVDPGSREEGLGVGQESCGTARGLETNEQAASVASRVQMRPRSTRFPLDIICGTKISCQRDDEQSPSRLPRQRLSSVDHVQLLAPGPAHENNSSRSKSTSRIGSRTTDAAEGAVLHTLAFDAFGKGAKDASVVSNPENVTTSSPLVFPPPILPLDTVLENKIKLTIDSCTVNQVDGNTIVPPGALLPEAGTLGSVEDSEASQSGDVTSHLSEVGRSDSDAPTHCIIVNKTLPELLKDVSVKDDAIYSSTVIPREAVDDVGILGNKKEKETEEIHLKGDVLVDDVCSGDVEDVREDVSSGHLKENHWHVPPPPHSSSRSQDSTRTKVLPTAVSDSVARVVAGLMGPAVQPEGDGADVKKPHTSVIQDEELAARREGLPEQGRQDMQQHQYSLGILSCGQLQEQQQQEECKVSEEEEGEDVSTVLVPTTGLSLEMPPHQPDPMGTEEPSHVTDSSGRTSLLVNQKPGPLYTDECESGPDMDREAPREVSENILVDGQEEFDEMEKSGCSLTEVEGGLRGQNGEDVTRPSLQSFSFPHWIQTLDEKCTVNTAESLLEGAITLRIGSHDEQRVDSCIDELQQPLCVVVEGTVESPPVVKDNAESPPAESGEHGTATMREESVEEYEQALEVVTPEPSHGFSQSSASVATVVRVDTPCDTHTHLPPEDEEAEEEFVDASDSMDLGKGDAELVEEVAQGEHDLDTFRSSPTLAHPVSLVGATPQEEAMTRTLSMTTSDTQSSGTSHTSSVDMYGTRSADVISNPAVSTLGSVSELVCQHLTQQPVITGRRGSDMPEDGSTSSGGHITDPDMLASASASSTGSETWWTSGGGPVGQRDLLPLDKDEDEAQWRALLAVNLPDTEEEPTGYESDEDFDAVDADMRRLEEKLRIFERELGQNSEEDPAAKNGEKTSPAAVPSEDLGSLQISSLPQVFPAVSSAKTKHLSLMTRLEVQEYEDSTSESDSESEAASSSDSADFLFVKTKIKLKPGDRKCRSLDEKRSKNYTLNKSREDKRRSSRVKENSCVCEEQLDLSNMNLHLGTVVEEVVSDGREEAQITSVAAKETVSIIPPVIDEPEECSAPAQPADPHPADLGQLVTGGEDANGVMLCGGEDHLLLGYIWHEEDGMAAVDFEGLEDFKNFEGQGALMIMYEDDHEDKLNDDDVMTGPPGGLPEYLAEESECESSWSRGSSCGASVSSPHQSSKGLEKTFLAAFKSSLRKASKYLGPKMESRSRKKGDQSPAMSQDSSELVDSTHLTADLPYQGRRCSVGVDDDSSAGVYNVQSGRVAPVSAIPTSDSEGPEAMSCSSGEYYAAPALCVNTSDEDPAAVSALARSVHLQQPQDPSQDVHRSVHNRSCDTSGPPPMPPPRWVQRRSYVPQNLDAGLLNQCLSSSSEGHGRSAAATLSQPQPTPQPSLRTTSQKVTYSPPTSATHVHSPVERFTNGKETHPCVVGVPSNAPGEGETCQPFVAPGLSVRLAEDGEPTELGALPPLPAPPLYADDTSPGGSWLPHGYPHFTMPNHGNYSCVVPSHRHLRGDADLPVDAPLHIDDASPTVPSRKPVSVKQLKRKQQEKVLHREAEEGLEALGCTYCMGVPQMRGRPPEDVSHWRQSSPHPRAISDRRSWPPRK